In the Flavobacterium lindanitolerans genome, one interval contains:
- the mdh gene encoding malate dehydrogenase produces the protein MKVTIVGAGNVGATCADVIAYRGIASEVVLLDIKEGFAEGKAMDIMQCATNTGFNTKVSGVTNDYSKTVNSDVVVITSGIPRKPGMTREELIGINAGIVKSVAENVLKYSPNTIVVVVSNPMDTMTYLTLKATGLPKNRIIGMGGALDSSRFRYYLSKALDKPSNDVSAMVIGGHGDTTMIPLTRLASYNGIPVSEFLSQEALDKVAADTMVGGATLTGLLGTSAWYAPGASVAYLVDSILNDQKKMIACSVFLEGEYGQNDICLGVPCIIGKNGVEEILSINLDEKEKALLAKSADAVRNMNADLKSVLA, from the coding sequence ATGAAAGTTACAATAGTAGGTGCCGGAAATGTGGGCGCAACCTGCGCTGACGTGATTGCTTACAGAGGAATTGCCAGTGAGGTAGTTTTATTAGATATTAAAGAAGGATTTGCAGAAGGTAAGGCAATGGACATCATGCAGTGCGCTACAAATACAGGATTTAATACAAAAGTTTCCGGAGTAACCAATGATTATTCTAAAACTGTCAACAGTGATGTTGTAGTAATCACTTCTGGTATTCCTAGAAAACCGGGAATGACAAGAGAGGAATTAATCGGAATTAATGCTGGAATCGTTAAATCGGTTGCGGAAAATGTTTTGAAATATTCTCCAAACACCATTGTAGTTGTAGTTTCAAATCCAATGGATACAATGACCTACTTGACTTTAAAAGCTACCGGACTTCCGAAAAACAGAATCATCGGAATGGGAGGTGCTTTGGATAGTTCTCGTTTCAGATACTACCTGTCAAAAGCTTTAGACAAACCGTCTAATGATGTTTCGGCTATGGTAATTGGCGGACACGGTGATACGACTATGATTCCGTTAACTCGTTTGGCATCTTATAATGGTATTCCTGTTTCAGAATTCCTTTCGCAGGAAGCGTTGGATAAAGTAGCGGCAGATACTATGGTTGGTGGTGCTACATTGACAGGGCTTTTAGGAACATCTGCCTGGTATGCGCCGGGTGCTTCTGTGGCCTATTTGGTTGACAGTATACTGAATGACCAGAAGAAAATGATTGCCTGCTCAGTATTCCTTGAAGGAGAATATGGGCAAAATGATATTTGTTTGGGTGTTCCTTGTATTATAGGTAAAAATGGTGTGGAAGAAATTCTTTCCATCAACCTGGATGAAAAAGAAAAAGCATTGTTGGCTAAAAGTGCCGATGCGGTAAGAAATATGAATGCCGATTTGAAGTCGGTTTTGGCGTAA
- the gyrB gene encoding DNA topoisomerase (ATP-hydrolyzing) subunit B produces MSEEIKKSNYSADSIQALEGMEHVRMRPSMYIGDVGVRGLHHLVYEVVDNSIDEAMGGHCDTISVTINEDNSVTVEDNGRGIPVDIHKKEGVSALEVVMTKIGAGGKFDKDSYKVSGGLHGVGVSVVNALSNHMKSTVFRDGKIYEQEYERGKALYPVKQIGETEKRGTRQTFYPDDTIFTQTTEFSYDTLSARMRELSFLNKGITITFTDRRVKDEKGEFLSEVFHSDEGLKEYIRFLDGNREPIISHVISMESEKGEIPVEVALIYNTSYSENIFSYVNNINTHEGGTHLQGFRTGLTRSLKKYADASGLLEKLKFEITGDDFREGLTAIISVKVSEPQFEGQTKTKLGNREVVSPVSQAVGDMIEAYLEENPNDARVIVQKVILAAQARHAAKKAREMVQRKTVMGGGGLPGKLSDCSEQDPAKCEVFLVEGDSAGGTAKQGRDRNFQAILPLRGKILNVEKAMHHKVFENEEIRNIFTALGVTIGTAEDSKALNIEKLRYHKVVIMCDADVDGSHISTLILTFFFRFMKELIENGHVYIATPPLYMVKKGNKKEYAWNDAQRDEITERMGGGSSVQRYKGLGEMNAEQLWETTLNPEFRTLRQVTIDSLAEADRIFSMLMGDEVPPRREFIEKNAAYANIDA; encoded by the coding sequence ATGAGCGAAGAAATCAAGAAGAGCAATTATTCAGCCGATAGTATTCAAGCATTAGAAGGGATGGAGCACGTAAGAATGCGTCCGTCGATGTATATTGGAGATGTAGGTGTAAGAGGTTTGCACCACTTAGTTTATGAAGTTGTCGATAACTCAATCGATGAGGCAATGGGTGGCCATTGCGACACTATATCCGTTACCATTAATGAAGATAATTCCGTAACCGTTGAAGACAACGGGCGTGGAATTCCTGTGGATATTCATAAAAAAGAAGGCGTTTCCGCACTTGAGGTTGTAATGACTAAAATTGGTGCCGGAGGTAAATTCGATAAAGATTCCTATAAAGTTTCCGGAGGTTTGCACGGGGTAGGTGTTTCTGTTGTAAACGCCTTGTCCAATCATATGAAATCTACTGTTTTCCGCGATGGAAAAATTTATGAGCAGGAATATGAAAGAGGAAAAGCGCTTTATCCGGTAAAACAAATCGGGGAGACGGAAAAACGTGGTACAAGACAGACGTTTTATCCGGACGATACTATTTTTACGCAAACAACAGAATTTTCATATGACACCCTTTCTGCCCGTATGCGTGAGCTTTCATTCCTGAACAAAGGGATCACGATTACGTTTACAGACAGAAGAGTAAAAGATGAAAAAGGAGAGTTCCTGAGCGAAGTTTTCCATTCAGATGAAGGTCTTAAAGAATACATCCGTTTCTTAGACGGCAACCGTGAGCCTATCATTTCGCATGTAATCAGCATGGAAAGCGAAAAAGGTGAAATACCTGTGGAAGTTGCTTTGATATACAATACCAGCTACTCGGAGAATATATTCTCTTATGTAAATAATATCAATACTCACGAAGGAGGAACGCATTTGCAAGGTTTCAGAACCGGTTTGACCCGTTCGCTTAAAAAATATGCCGATGCTTCCGGTCTTTTGGAAAAATTGAAATTTGAAATCACGGGAGACGATTTCCGTGAAGGTCTTACGGCTATTATTTCCGTAAAAGTTTCAGAACCTCAATTTGAAGGACAGACCAAAACGAAATTGGGTAACAGAGAAGTAGTTTCTCCGGTGAGTCAGGCCGTAGGCGATATGATTGAAGCCTATCTGGAAGAAAACCCAAATGATGCAAGAGTAATCGTTCAGAAAGTTATTTTGGCCGCACAAGCGCGTCACGCTGCTAAAAAAGCGCGTGAAATGGTGCAAAGAAAAACCGTTATGGGCGGTGGCGGATTACCGGGTAAATTATCCGACTGTTCAGAACAGGATCCGGCAAAATGTGAAGTTTTCCTTGTTGAGGGAGATTCTGCGGGTGGAACTGCAAAACAAGGTCGTGACAGAAATTTCCAGGCTATTCTTCCGTTGCGTGGTAAAATCCTGAACGTTGAAAAAGCGATGCACCATAAAGTTTTTGAAAATGAGGAAATCCGAAACATTTTCACGGCTCTTGGGGTAACTATAGGAACGGCAGAAGATTCGAAGGCTTTGAATATTGAAAAATTAAGATACCATAAAGTAGTAATCATGTGTGATGCCGATGTCGACGGTTCTCACATTTCTACCTTAATATTAACCTTCTTCTTTAGATTTATGAAGGAGCTGATTGAGAACGGACACGTTTACATCGCGACACCTCCTTTATATATGGTAAAGAAAGGAAACAAAAAAGAATATGCATGGAACGACGCACAACGTGATGAAATTACGGAAAGAATGGGTGGTGGTTCCAGCGTGCAGCGATATAAAGGTCTTGGAGAGATGAATGCGGAGCAATTGTGGGAAACAACCCTAAATCCGGAATTCAGAACTTTACGTCAGGTAACGATTGACAGCCTTGCAGAAGCAGATCGTATTTTCTCTATGTTGATGGGTGATGAGGTGCCACCTCGTCGTGAATTCATCGAGAAGAATGCGGCCTATGCTAATATCGATGCCTAA
- a CDS encoding cell division ATP-binding protein FtsE, with protein MSQPVLFLRNVNIYQEKNLILSNVNIEVKHGEFLYIIGKTGSGKSSFMKTLYADLPLTEGQGSIVDYDLATLKEKNIPYLRRKIGIVFQDFKLLPDRNVQENMIFVLKATGWTDKQEMQVKIEEVLEKVGMKNFANKMPHQLSGGEQQRIAIARALLNDPEIILADEPTGNLDPQTSVEVMDVLRKINANGKTIIMATHDYALLMKFPSKTLKCDSGSVFEVVQRTV; from the coding sequence ATGTCGCAACCTGTGCTTTTTTTAAGAAACGTAAATATCTATCAGGAGAAAAACCTCATTTTATCGAATGTAAATATTGAAGTAAAACATGGCGAATTCCTTTACATTATTGGAAAAACCGGTTCCGGAAAAAGCAGCTTCATGAAAACTTTGTATGCTGATCTTCCTCTAACGGAAGGACAAGGAAGTATTGTGGACTATGATCTGGCGACACTTAAAGAAAAGAACATTCCTTACCTGAGACGTAAAATTGGTATTGTATTTCAGGATTTCAAATTGCTTCCTGACCGAAACGTACAGGAAAATATGATTTTTGTTTTGAAAGCCACAGGCTGGACAGACAAACAGGAAATGCAGGTTAAGATAGAAGAAGTTTTGGAAAAAGTGGGCATGAAGAACTTTGCCAATAAAATGCCGCATCAGCTATCCGGAGGAGAGCAGCAGCGAATTGCGATTGCAAGAGCCTTGCTGAATGACCCGGAAATTATTTTGGCAGATGAGCCTACGGGAAACCTTGATCCGCAAACCAGTGTTGAAGTCATGGATGTATTGCGAAAAATCAATGCAAACGGAAAAACAATCATCATGGCAACACACGATTATGCCCTTTTGATGAAATTCCCTTCCAAAACATTGAAATGTGACAGCGGTTCTGTTTTTGAAGTGGTTCAAAGAACAGTTTAG
- a CDS encoding tetratricopeptide repeat protein, producing MHRLSRLFLLFSFIGTAPVFAQQTAIYTNDLTEYNKAVSLYNDKQYQAAQIIFEKVKADNSNKNSDIEADCAYYIANCAIRLNQANADQMMESFVEDYPTSTKQNQAYIEVAHYYFEQGKYPQSLKWFDKVDEGSLSNNDRERYNFQKGYTFFTAGNKKEATNYFNQVLNSKEYGSQAKYYLGFMAYESDDYTKATKLFDEVSGEEKYQEKMSYFQADMNFKLGKFDKAIELGKAAMAKSNALEKSELNKIIGESYFNLKKYDQAIPYLNEYKGKKGKWNNTDFYQLGYAYYKQNDYENAISQFNKIIDGQDFVAQNAYYHLGESYLKTDRKQQALNAFKNASEMAFDAKIQEDAYLNYAKLSYEIGNSYQSIPAVLNGFIEKYPNNPSRAEIETLLINSYITSKNYKEALTLLEKNKASNREAYQKVTFYRGLELYTDGNYQEALAMFKKSLGERSNARFTARATFWKAETEYVLDSFKEAVLTYKQFLGDAEAKNTPENKNIYYNLGYAYFKLKDYDQAATNFQSYISGPKDDKVRLNDAYLRLGDSYYVSSKYWPAMEAYNKAIEIKGVDADYAAYQKAISYGFVARNEKKIEELNSFIKNFPKSQLRDDALYELGNTYVAEKKTESAIQTYDKLIAEYRESSYTSKAILRQGLVYYNAEKDDQALTKLKKVVAEFPNTPEALEAVSTARLIYLDKGKVDEYATWVKTLDFVEVSDAELDNDTYGAAEKQYLQNNIKPAIAALSGYIAKFPNGINSLKANFYLAQSYFADGLENNAIPNYEFVIAKPRNEFTEQSLARLSQILLKKADYAKAVPVLKRLEAEADYPQNITFAQSNLMKSYYEQKDYANAVVYAEKVLANAKTDDRVKSDAQVIVARSAIKINDEVKAKAAYAKLQTIAKGELAAEALFYDAYFKNKDGKFEASNTAVQKLAKDYSGYKYFGAKGLVVMAKNFYGLKDSFQANYILESVLKNFKDYPDVIEEAQKELDIIKGEEAKRNSSIQN from the coding sequence ATGCACAGACTTTCAAGGTTATTTCTGTTGTTTTCATTTATAGGGACCGCTCCGGTTTTTGCTCAGCAGACAGCAATTTATACCAACGATTTAACGGAATACAATAAAGCCGTTTCGCTTTATAACGACAAGCAGTATCAGGCTGCCCAGATTATTTTCGAAAAAGTAAAAGCTGACAACAGCAATAAGAATTCGGATATCGAAGCGGATTGTGCTTACTATATAGCGAACTGCGCTATCCGCCTGAATCAGGCTAATGCTGATCAGATGATGGAAAGTTTTGTAGAAGACTATCCGACCAGTACCAAGCAAAATCAGGCCTATATTGAAGTGGCGCATTATTACTTTGAGCAGGGTAAATATCCGCAATCGCTCAAATGGTTTGACAAGGTTGACGAAGGTTCGTTAAGCAATAATGACAGAGAAAGATATAACTTCCAAAAAGGCTATACCTTTTTTACAGCGGGAAATAAAAAAGAAGCTACAAATTATTTCAACCAGGTGCTGAATTCAAAAGAATACGGTTCTCAGGCAAAGTATTATTTGGGTTTCATGGCCTATGAGTCGGATGATTATACCAAAGCCACCAAATTATTTGATGAGGTTTCCGGTGAAGAAAAATATCAGGAGAAGATGTCTTACTTCCAGGCAGACATGAATTTCAAACTGGGCAAATTTGATAAGGCGATAGAATTGGGGAAAGCGGCGATGGCTAAATCAAATGCTTTGGAAAAATCGGAATTGAACAAAATTATAGGAGAGAGCTATTTCAATTTAAAAAAATACGATCAGGCAATTCCATACCTGAACGAATACAAAGGGAAAAAAGGAAAATGGAATAATACCGATTTTTACCAGCTTGGATATGCTTACTACAAGCAAAACGACTACGAAAATGCAATTTCACAATTCAATAAAATTATTGACGGACAAGATTTTGTAGCACAGAATGCCTATTATCATTTAGGAGAAAGCTACTTAAAAACCGACAGGAAGCAACAGGCGCTAAATGCCTTTAAAAATGCTTCTGAAATGGCATTTGATGCAAAAATCCAGGAAGATGCCTATCTGAATTATGCCAAACTCAGCTACGAAATTGGTAACTCTTACCAGAGCATTCCTGCCGTTTTAAACGGTTTTATTGAAAAATATCCAAACAATCCGAGTCGGGCAGAAATCGAAACACTTCTAATCAACTCCTACATCACCTCAAAAAACTACAAAGAGGCGCTGACATTATTGGAAAAAAATAAAGCTTCTAATAGAGAGGCCTATCAAAAAGTTACTTTTTACAGAGGTTTGGAATTGTATACGGATGGCAATTATCAGGAGGCGCTTGCCATGTTCAAGAAATCTTTAGGAGAAAGAAGCAACGCCAGATTCACAGCCCGTGCCACTTTTTGGAAAGCAGAAACAGAATATGTTCTGGATAGTTTTAAAGAAGCAGTGCTTACTTATAAACAATTTTTAGGTGATGCCGAAGCTAAAAACACGCCGGAGAATAAAAACATTTACTATAACCTGGGTTATGCCTATTTTAAGCTGAAAGATTACGATCAGGCTGCAACCAACTTCCAAAGCTATATTTCAGGTCCAAAAGACGATAAGGTTCGTCTGAATGATGCCTATTTGCGTTTGGGTGACAGTTATTATGTTTCTTCAAAATACTGGCCGGCAATGGAGGCCTATAACAAAGCTATTGAAATCAAAGGCGTTGATGCAGATTATGCTGCTTATCAAAAAGCAATCAGCTATGGTTTTGTGGCCAGAAACGAAAAGAAAATTGAAGAGCTCAACAGCTTTATCAAGAACTTCCCTAAATCACAACTTCGTGACGATGCCCTTTATGAGTTAGGAAACACCTATGTAGCAGAAAAAAAGACCGAAAGCGCTATTCAGACCTATGATAAATTGATTGCAGAATACAGAGAAAGTTCCTATACATCAAAAGCTATCCTGCGTCAGGGATTGGTGTATTACAATGCAGAAAAAGATGATCAGGCACTAACCAAACTTAAAAAAGTAGTAGCCGAATTTCCAAATACTCCGGAAGCTCTGGAAGCTGTATCGACAGCAAGGCTGATTTATCTGGATAAAGGAAAAGTAGACGAATATGCTACCTGGGTAAAAACGCTGGACTTTGTTGAAGTATCTGATGCAGAATTGGATAATGATACATACGGAGCGGCTGAAAAGCAATATCTTCAGAATAACATCAAACCCGCAATTGCAGCATTGAGCGGTTATATAGCGAAATTCCCGAACGGAATCAATTCTCTGAAAGCAAATTTCTATCTCGCACAATCCTATTTTGCGGATGGTTTGGAAAATAATGCCATCCCGAATTATGAATTTGTAATTGCAAAACCAAGAAATGAGTTTACAGAGCAATCGCTTGCAAGGCTGTCTCAGATTTTGCTCAAAAAAGCGGATTATGCAAAAGCAGTTCCGGTTTTGAAAAGATTAGAAGCGGAGGCCGATTATCCGCAAAACATAACATTTGCCCAGTCCAATCTGATGAAATCGTATTATGAGCAAAAAGATTATGCTAATGCGGTAGTATATGCCGAAAAAGTTTTGGCAAATGCGAAAACAGACGACAGGGTAAAAAGTGATGCCCAGGTTATAGTGGCACGTTCTGCAATAAAAATCAATGACGAGGTTAAAGCCAAAGCAGCCTATGCAAAATTGCAGACCATTGCTAAGGGAGAACTGGCAGCAGAAGCATTGTTTTATGATGCCTATTTCAAAAATAAAGACGGGAAATTTGAGGCATCAAATACGGCCGTACAGAAATTGGCCAAAGACTATTCCGGATATAAATATTTTGGAGCCAAAGGACTGGTTGTAATGGCGAAAAATTTCTACGGACTAAAAGACAGCTTCCAGGCAAATTACATTTTGGAAAGCGTCCTTAAAAATTTTAAGGATTATCCGGACGTTATTGAAGAAGCCCAAAAAGAATTGGATATTATTAAAGGAGAAGAAGCCAAACGCAACTCATCCATCCAGAATTAA
- a CDS encoding TonB-dependent receptor, with amino-acid sequence MTHKTQYKIALLFLFAGLQGVFAQKKDENIGTEVVNVVKPYTPTISDAFKVKETPPLEDEDNTKKEEIKYNIFSFPVASTFTPAKGRAASVDKAKQEKLYKNYATLGVGNYGTLNAELFVTENLNRNEYVGGMLRHLSSQGGIDDLLLDDKFYNTSLDLTYGNQQKDFSWNVDAGYQHQVYNWYGLRNDFANDLADPQDRQDLINSIDPQQTYQNIYLGGRISAKESIFKEASLKFNHFSDAFGSSENRFYVKPTVGFEISGNKINANFIVDYLGGSFEKDYFGTTAINYGFTNIGIQPSFVYQQDDLTVNLGAGLFYSMDNENSDNKFFVYPQITATYRIVGDVMIAYAGAEGSLKQNSYRDFTQENFFVSPTLAIAPTDQKYDIYVGLKGKIANNVSFNIRGSYKNEDGKAVFLSNPYNNENPNQEGYAFGNSFSVLYDNVKTMSFFGELKADFSKNVSFGINGTFNSYKTDELAEAWNLPELQVAANLDFNITEKWYAGASVFFVGERKDVFSYTSLLRNELETVTLDSYFDLNMHVGYKYNDRLTAFLKGNNLTGQDYQKWLNYPVQGIQVLLGASYKFDF; translated from the coding sequence ATGACACATAAAACCCAATATAAGATTGCTTTATTATTTCTTTTCGCTGGCCTGCAAGGCGTTTTTGCCCAAAAGAAGGATGAGAATATCGGAACCGAAGTTGTAAACGTGGTAAAGCCATATACGCCAACTATTTCTGATGCTTTTAAAGTCAAAGAAACACCGCCATTGGAAGACGAAGACAATACAAAAAAGGAAGAAATCAAATACAACATCTTTTCCTTTCCGGTAGCTTCTACTTTTACGCCGGCAAAAGGAAGGGCTGCTTCTGTTGACAAGGCAAAACAAGAAAAATTATATAAGAATTATGCGACTTTGGGTGTTGGAAACTATGGTACGCTGAATGCGGAATTGTTTGTAACCGAAAACCTGAACCGTAACGAATATGTGGGAGGAATGCTTCGCCATCTTTCTTCGCAGGGAGGTATTGATGACCTTTTGCTGGATGACAAATTCTATAATACATCCCTTGACCTGACATATGGGAATCAGCAAAAAGACTTTTCTTGGAATGTAGATGCCGGTTATCAACACCAGGTATATAATTGGTACGGATTGCGAAATGACTTTGCCAATGATCTGGCTGATCCGCAAGACAGGCAAGACCTTATAAACAGTATTGATCCGCAGCAAACCTACCAGAATATTTATTTGGGAGGCCGAATCAGTGCCAAGGAAAGTATCTTTAAAGAAGCAAGCCTGAAATTCAACCATTTCTCTGATGCTTTCGGTTCTTCAGAGAACAGATTTTATGTAAAACCTACTGTTGGTTTTGAAATTTCAGGAAACAAGATTAATGCAAATTTCATAGTGGATTATCTGGGCGGGTCTTTTGAAAAAGATTATTTTGGTACAACAGCTATTAATTATGGTTTTACCAATATTGGTATACAGCCAAGTTTTGTATACCAGCAAGATGACCTGACAGTCAACCTGGGAGCCGGGCTTTTTTATAGCATGGATAATGAAAACAGTGATAACAAGTTCTTTGTTTATCCACAGATTACCGCTACCTACAGAATCGTAGGGGATGTCATGATAGCTTATGCCGGAGCAGAAGGTAGCCTGAAGCAGAATTCATACCGTGATTTTACACAGGAAAACTTTTTCGTGTCGCCAACTCTGGCAATTGCTCCAACCGACCAGAAATATGATATCTATGTTGGTCTAAAAGGAAAAATAGCCAATAATGTCAGCTTTAATATTAGAGGTTCATACAAAAATGAAGACGGAAAGGCTGTTTTCCTCAGCAATCCATACAACAATGAAAACCCAAATCAGGAAGGCTATGCTTTTGGGAACTCCTTTAGTGTCTTATATGATAATGTAAAGACGATGAGCTTTTTTGGAGAGCTGAAGGCTGATTTTTCTAAAAACGTTTCTTTTGGCATAAACGGAACATTCAATAGCTACAAAACAGATGAATTGGCGGAAGCATGGAATCTTCCGGAACTTCAGGTAGCGGCAAACCTTGACTTCAATATTACTGAAAAATGGTATGCAGGAGCCAGCGTTTTCTTTGTAGGCGAAAGAAAAGATGTTTTTAGCTACACTTCCCTGTTGAGAAACGAATTAGAAACTGTAACCCTGGATAGCTATTTTGATTTGAATATGCATGTAGGATATAAATACAACGACAGGCTTACGGCTTTTCTAAAGGGAAATAACCTCACCGGTCAGGATTATCAAAAATGGCTAAATTATCCTGTACAAGGAATCCAGGTTTTGTTGGGGGCAAGCTATAAATTTGATTTTTAA
- the asnB gene encoding asparagine synthase B gives MCGILAIIGKGKDEELVRQLSKRMSHRGPDESDLHVTENGHILSHERLSIIDLHSGRQPIKGTRSAYMVHNGEIYNHQELRDTVLKHHTFRTKSDSEVIVHLYEEFGYDFLNMLDGDFAFVIIDGDDFIAGRDAVGVKPLYYGLDERGRIYFASEMKPMADQCKTFATFPPGHYYTQKTGFVKYYRPEYEDHEKATEALDLVKIRETLTEATRKRLMSDVPIGVLLSGGLDSSLTSSIAARLLKEKGKELRSFSIGLDAEAPDAKAARKVAEFLGTDHHEIYFTIEQGIEILDKLIWHLETYDVTSIRASTPMYFLSKAITDMGVKVVLSGEGADEIFGGYLYFRNAPSTEDFQKETIERVQKLFTADLLRADKSTMAHGLEARVPFLDKAFLDLAISIRPEEKQPKTYDGVEKYILRKAFDTPENPYLPQEVLWRQKEQFSDGVGYSWIDTLIEYCSSRVTDLQMEQAAERFTYNTPVTKEAYFYRDIFHKHFPQLSAAQTVRKWIPKWQENLDPSGRANAAHIQADTAISKTGAVA, from the coding sequence ATGTGCGGGATATTAGCAATTATAGGAAAAGGAAAAGACGAAGAATTAGTAAGGCAGCTTTCCAAAAGAATGTCGCATCGAGGACCGGATGAAAGTGACCTGCATGTGACGGAAAACGGACATATCTTAAGCCACGAACGCTTATCTATTATTGACCTCCATTCAGGAAGACAGCCAATTAAAGGAACCAGGTCAGCCTATATGGTTCATAATGGTGAAATCTACAACCATCAGGAACTTAGAGATACGGTATTGAAACACCATACTTTTAGAACCAAATCAGATTCGGAAGTAATCGTACATCTGTATGAGGAGTTCGGATATGATTTTCTGAATATGCTGGACGGTGATTTCGCTTTTGTCATCATTGATGGTGATGATTTTATAGCAGGCAGAGATGCGGTTGGAGTGAAACCTTTGTATTATGGACTTGATGAGAGAGGCCGTATTTATTTTGCTTCAGAAATGAAGCCTATGGCAGACCAGTGCAAGACATTCGCCACTTTTCCTCCCGGACATTATTATACGCAAAAAACGGGCTTTGTGAAGTATTACAGGCCGGAGTATGAAGACCATGAAAAAGCTACGGAAGCGTTGGATTTGGTAAAAATTCGCGAAACTTTGACAGAGGCGACACGAAAAAGGCTGATGAGCGATGTGCCTATTGGAGTATTGCTTTCCGGCGGGCTTGATTCATCGTTAACATCGTCTATAGCGGCACGGCTATTAAAGGAAAAAGGTAAGGAATTGCGTTCCTTTTCTATTGGATTGGATGCAGAAGCTCCTGACGCAAAAGCAGCCCGAAAAGTGGCTGAATTTTTAGGTACAGACCACCATGAAATCTATTTTACGATTGAGCAGGGAATTGAAATTCTGGATAAGCTAATCTGGCATCTGGAAACTTATGATGTAACTTCGATACGGGCCAGCACGCCAATGTATTTCCTTTCGAAAGCGATTACAGACATGGGTGTGAAAGTAGTGCTGTCTGGAGAAGGAGCCGATGAGATTTTTGGAGGCTATCTTTATTTCAGAAATGCACCATCAACAGAAGATTTTCAAAAGGAAACTATTGAAAGAGTACAGAAACTGTTTACTGCCGATTTGCTGCGTGCTGATAAGTCAACAATGGCACATGGGCTGGAAGCAAGAGTTCCGTTTTTAGATAAGGCATTTCTGGATTTGGCAATCAGTATCCGTCCGGAAGAAAAGCAGCCAAAAACATATGACGGAGTTGAAAAATACATCCTGAGAAAGGCATTTGACACGCCTGAAAATCCTTACCTGCCACAAGAAGTATTATGGAGGCAAAAAGAACAGTTTTCAGATGGAGTAGGCTATAGCTGGATTGACACGCTGATAGAGTACTGCTCTTCCCGGGTTACAGATTTGCAAATGGAACAGGCTGCCGAGCGTTTTACATACAATACGCCGGTAACGAAAGAAGCCTACTTCTACCGCGATATTTTCCATAAGCATTTTCCGCAGTTAAGTGCGGCACAGACCGTGAGGAAATGGATACCGAAATGGCAGGAAAACTTAGACCCTAGCGGCAGGGCAAATGCGGCCCACATACAGGCGGATACAGCGATATCAAAAACCGGTGCTGTAGCCTGA